The following proteins are co-located in the Paludibaculum fermentans genome:
- a CDS encoding DUF6600 domain-containing protein, with protein sequence MRQITMVALILAASAGFLAAQDPPGRVARLNYREGPVSFQPNGVDEWVDAGINRPMTTGDQVWVGDGGRSEFHIGSMALRLSAHSDFEFLNLDDQTVQIRLSEGSLLIRLRNLAAGQVVEIDTPNLAFNLRRPGIYRIDARPDSQTTVVTVRDGEGEVTGDGQSFPLYARQRAEVRGGDQLEYNLTPAGGGDEFDQWCSSRDRREDQSQSARYVSREVPGYDDLDQYGSWSNQPDYGPVWMPASVASGWAPYHDGHWAWIAPWGWTWVDDAPWGFAPYHYGRWASFGGRWGWVPGPSGVAPTYAPAMVAWVGGGGGGSGFSMSFSTGTAAAIGWFALGPREPYYPSYPVSQRYFSRVNSTNTVINNVTINNYYNSRNTRNTNAVYVNQRVQNGVIAVPQSAFASGGRVNQYARPVSAAQVAAVHIAPGPFIVPQRQSVLGPQGGSNGRPAMRPPASVLTRRVVARTAPPPAALPFDRQQAALARNPGRPLPVAEVRQIRQAAPAPAPQVRVVDMSKVKRIQPAMHTDARPGQQPNAPQAPGPERKNFPSGQQPQKQQQQDAREQQQKQQQDAQRGLREKQEQGHPALAAGEAATDARPGQQPNAPQAPGPERKNFPSGQQPQKQQQQDAREQQQKQQQDAQRGLREKHFRQDNSRRRSSNRMRVSSNRSNSRMLSAGQREKQQQDTQRLQQQKQQQDAREQQQKQQQDAQRAQREKQQQDAREQQMRQQREAQQRQKAAPAPRAPAPQPRPEPKKEQKPPEKEDKPKN encoded by the coding sequence ATGCGGCAGATTACGATGGTTGCGCTCATCCTGGCAGCCTCAGCAGGTTTCCTGGCAGCCCAGGATCCTCCTGGCCGGGTGGCCCGCCTCAACTACCGGGAAGGGCCCGTGTCCTTCCAGCCGAATGGGGTGGACGAGTGGGTGGACGCCGGCATCAACAGGCCGATGACCACGGGCGACCAGGTCTGGGTGGGCGACGGTGGGCGCTCAGAGTTCCACATCGGTTCGATGGCCTTGCGGCTCAGCGCGCACTCCGATTTCGAGTTCCTGAATCTGGACGATCAAACGGTTCAAATCCGTCTCTCTGAGGGTTCCCTGCTCATCCGCTTGCGCAATCTTGCCGCAGGCCAGGTGGTGGAGATCGACACGCCGAATCTGGCGTTTAACCTCAGGCGGCCTGGCATCTACCGCATCGATGCGCGCCCCGATTCCCAAACGACGGTGGTCACCGTGCGTGATGGCGAAGGAGAAGTGACTGGTGATGGCCAGTCTTTCCCGCTCTACGCGCGGCAGCGGGCGGAAGTGCGCGGCGGGGACCAGTTGGAATACAACCTCACGCCCGCTGGCGGCGGCGATGAATTCGACCAATGGTGTTCCTCGCGCGACCGCCGGGAGGATCAATCGCAGTCGGCGCGCTACGTTTCCCGCGAGGTTCCGGGCTACGACGACCTGGACCAATACGGCAGTTGGTCGAACCAGCCTGACTACGGTCCAGTGTGGATGCCCGCGTCGGTGGCCTCAGGTTGGGCTCCCTATCATGACGGGCATTGGGCCTGGATTGCCCCATGGGGTTGGACTTGGGTGGACGATGCCCCCTGGGGGTTCGCACCCTACCATTACGGACGTTGGGCTTCCTTCGGTGGACGCTGGGGTTGGGTCCCCGGTCCCAGCGGAGTCGCTCCGACCTACGCGCCGGCCATGGTCGCCTGGGTGGGCGGAGGGGGTGGCGGCTCCGGATTCAGCATGAGCTTCTCGACGGGAACCGCCGCAGCGATCGGCTGGTTTGCCCTGGGCCCGCGTGAGCCCTACTACCCGTCGTATCCCGTGAGCCAGCGCTACTTCAGCCGAGTGAACAGCACGAACACGGTGATCAACAACGTCACCATCAACAACTATTACAATTCGCGGAATACCCGGAATACGAACGCGGTTTACGTGAACCAGCGGGTCCAGAACGGTGTCATCGCGGTGCCCCAGAGCGCCTTTGCCAGCGGCGGCCGCGTGAATCAATATGCTCGTCCCGTGAGTGCCGCGCAGGTTGCTGCGGTCCACATTGCTCCAGGGCCGTTCATCGTGCCGCAGCGCCAGAGTGTCCTGGGTCCGCAGGGCGGCTCCAACGGCCGGCCTGCGATGAGACCTCCAGCCAGCGTGCTCACCCGGCGGGTGGTCGCGAGGACCGCGCCGCCGCCGGCTGCCCTGCCTTTCGACCGTCAGCAGGCCGCGCTCGCGAGGAATCCCGGTCGTCCCCTGCCGGTAGCCGAGGTGCGCCAGATTCGGCAGGCCGCCCCGGCGCCTGCTCCCCAGGTGCGCGTCGTGGACATGAGCAAGGTGAAGCGGATCCAGCCGGCAATGCATACGGATGCGCGTCCGGGACAGCAGCCCAATGCCCCGCAGGCGCCAGGCCCCGAGCGTAAGAATTTTCCGTCAGGACAACAGCCGCAGAAGCAGCAGCAACAGGATGCGCGGGAGCAGCAGCAGAAGCAACAGCAGGATGCTCAGCGCGGGCTGCGGGAGAAGCAAGAGCAAGGACACCCAGCGCTTGCAGCAGGAGAAGCAGCTACGGATGCGCGTCCGGGACAGCAGCCCAATGCCCCGCAGGCGCCAGGCCCCGAGCGTAAGAATTTTCCGTCAGGACAACAGCCGCAGAAGCAGCAGCAACAGGATGCGCGGGAGCAGCAGCAGAAGCAACAGCAGGATGCTCAGCGCGGGCTGCGGGAGAAGCATTTCCGTCAGGACAACAGCCGCAGAAGAAGCAGCAACAGGATGCGCGTGAGCAGCAACAGAAGCAACAGCAGGATGCTCAGCGCGGGACAGCGGGAAAAGCAGCAGCAGGACACCCAGCGGTTGCAGCAGCAGAAACAGCAGCAGGATGCCCGGGAGCAGCAGCAGAAACAACAGCAGGACGCTCAGCGGGCACAGCGCGAGAAACAGCAGCAGGATGCCCGGGAGCAGCAGATGAGGCAACAGCGGGAGGCCCAACAACGCCAGAAAGCGGCACCGGCTCCTCGAGCCCCCGCACCGCAGCCGCGCCCGGAGCCCAAGAAGGAGCAGAAACCGCCAGAGAAGGAAGATAAGCCGAAGAACTAA
- a CDS encoding leucine-rich repeat domain-containing protein, protein MADASQRDLNLWKQELGEVPDWVWLQNHLQTLVLADNRLTQLSGRVGRMQGLRMLDLGHNQLTELPEELGELTGLRDFLYLHDNRLGSLPSSLQRLTRLRYLNISQNAFEEFPECVCGMTSLIELRVSDNPLTALPEALGRLAQLRELHLRNTKVAELPDSLGMLRELRHIDLRGNPLRALPLTLTGLPRLEKLDVRWVTTLDPPAWLDELEERGCAVYR, encoded by the coding sequence TTGGCGGATGCCTCCCAACGAGACCTGAACCTGTGGAAGCAGGAGCTGGGCGAGGTGCCGGACTGGGTTTGGTTGCAGAACCATCTCCAGACCCTGGTATTGGCTGACAACCGCCTGACCCAGCTCTCAGGCCGGGTCGGGCGTATGCAGGGATTGCGGATGCTCGACCTCGGCCACAACCAGTTGACCGAGCTGCCAGAGGAACTAGGCGAACTGACCGGCCTCCGAGATTTTCTGTACCTGCACGACAACCGCTTGGGCTCACTGCCGTCTTCGCTGCAGCGGCTGACCCGCCTGCGCTATCTGAACATCAGCCAGAACGCCTTCGAGGAATTTCCTGAATGTGTTTGCGGCATGACGAGCCTGATCGAGCTCAGAGTCTCAGACAACCCGTTGACCGCTTTGCCGGAAGCCCTGGGCCGCCTGGCGCAATTGCGGGAACTGCACCTGCGGAACACCAAGGTGGCCGAACTGCCGGATTCGCTTGGGATGTTGCGCGAACTCCGCCATATCGACCTGCGCGGGAATCCCCTGCGGGCCTTGCCCCTGACCCTGACCGGGTTGCCACGGCTCGAGAAGCTCGACGTGCGCTGGGTAACAACCCTGGATCCGCCGGCCTGGCTGGACGAACTCGAAGAGCGCGGCTGCGCGGTCTATCGCTGA
- a CDS encoding DUF4159 domain-containing protein, translating into MLGALLAFAQIRDRVWARYEHEMQDPVEDPPDALHKAEFALGRLRYRSPMDRGRRYYRWGIDVNKGDRIFVSLLKRLTRVDIQPIETIVDVSSDEIFNLPWIFAGSVGDWRLSPTEAERLRKYFDRGGFLMVDDFHNEREWANFMAGIHQIDPTARVEELEDGDPAFRTVFDLKQRVRVPGANVVHGDMIERGGVEPHWRAIRDGQGRMKVAICFNMDVGDGWEFADDPDYPERFSSEAIRLGVNYVIYSMTH; encoded by the coding sequence TTGCTGGGCGCTCTCCTGGCGTTCGCGCAGATTCGCGACCGTGTCTGGGCTCGCTATGAACACGAGATGCAGGATCCGGTGGAGGACCCGCCCGACGCCCTGCACAAAGCTGAGTTTGCCCTGGGCCGCCTGCGCTACCGTTCGCCGATGGACCGCGGCCGCCGCTATTACCGCTGGGGCATCGACGTCAACAAAGGTGACCGCATCTTTGTTTCGCTCCTGAAACGCCTGACACGGGTGGACATACAGCCCATCGAGACCATCGTCGATGTCAGTAGCGATGAGATCTTCAACCTGCCCTGGATCTTCGCCGGTTCGGTTGGCGATTGGCGGCTTTCCCCCACTGAGGCCGAGCGGCTCCGGAAGTACTTCGATCGCGGCGGGTTCCTGATGGTCGACGACTTCCACAACGAGCGCGAGTGGGCCAACTTCATGGCCGGCATTCATCAGATCGACCCCACCGCCCGGGTGGAGGAACTGGAAGACGGGGACCCCGCCTTTCGCACTGTATTCGACCTGAAGCAGCGAGTGCGGGTGCCGGGCGCCAACGTCGTCCACGGCGATATGATCGAGCGCGGCGGAGTCGAGCCTCACTGGCGCGCCATCCGCGACGGCCAGGGGCGCATGAAAGTCGCCATCTGTTTCAATATGGATGTCGGAGACGGCTGGGAGTTCGCCGATGATCCTGACTATCCGGAACGGTTTTCCTCTGAAGCGATCCGGCTCGGAGTGAACTACGTCATTTACTCCATGACCCATTAG
- a CDS encoding DUF4097 family beta strand repeat-containing protein, with translation MHDRYRLGPLFLSGSILLAGACLALGSEPGSFDRSLPVAGPVYLDVKSDPGGVVITAGAAGTVRVHAVIKPLFGRLDLDIAEANIRALEKNPPIEQVGGRIRLGYVKDPSLLRAVSIRFEVETPRATEVHATTTSGGIQIDGITGPVVTATTSGRTEISNVAGEIRVSVQSGSVIVRNAGSSAFVRSQSGGLQLAGVQGAVDAETTSGGTEISDVAGSLRTATQSGNIRIENAKAAVVARNSSGSITALQAGGSVDAETRSGAIRISQLNPAPIRALAGSGSIQVQLASGGGYQLDALSHSGKISAPTAVASLVSKDGHSLRAPMGPGGPLVDLDTRSSRIEIR, from the coding sequence ATGCACGACCGGTACCGCCTGGGTCCTCTCTTTCTGTCGGGCAGCATCCTGCTGGCTGGTGCCTGCCTCGCCCTGGGCTCGGAGCCCGGCTCCTTCGATCGATCTCTCCCCGTGGCGGGGCCTGTGTATCTTGACGTGAAGAGCGATCCCGGAGGCGTTGTCATCACGGCCGGCGCGGCCGGTACCGTTCGAGTGCACGCGGTGATCAAACCCTTGTTCGGCCGGCTTGATCTCGACATCGCCGAGGCCAATATCCGCGCTCTCGAGAAGAACCCGCCCATCGAGCAGGTGGGTGGCCGGATCCGCCTCGGCTACGTGAAGGACCCCTCCCTGCTGAGGGCCGTCAGCATCCGCTTTGAGGTCGAAACCCCGCGCGCGACCGAGGTGCACGCCACCACGACATCGGGCGGCATCCAGATCGACGGGATCACGGGACCAGTTGTGACTGCGACGACGTCAGGCCGCACGGAGATCAGCAATGTAGCGGGCGAGATCAGGGTGAGTGTCCAGTCGGGCTCCGTCATCGTTCGCAATGCCGGCAGCTCCGCCTTCGTCCGCAGCCAGTCCGGCGGTCTGCAACTGGCGGGCGTCCAGGGAGCAGTCGATGCCGAAACGACGTCAGGGGGCACGGAGATCAGCGACGTCGCAGGGTCGCTTCGCACGGCAACCCAGTCCGGCAACATCCGCATTGAGAACGCAAAGGCTGCCGTGGTGGCCAGGAACAGTTCGGGCAGCATCACGGCTCTGCAAGCCGGAGGTTCCGTGGACGCTGAAACAAGATCGGGCGCCATCCGGATCTCGCAACTGAACCCCGCACCCATCCGCGCACTGGCGGGATCGGGCTCGATCCAGGTTCAACTGGCCAGCGGCGGCGGTTATCAGCTCGACGCCCTGTCCCACTCCGGCAAGATTTCGGCGCCCACCGCAGTCGCAAGCCTCGTTTCGAAAGATGGTCACAGCCTCAGGGCTCCAATGGGCCCGGGTGGGCCGCTGGTTGACCTGGATACGCGTTCGTCGCGGATCGAGATCCGGTAG
- a CDS encoding ArsC/Spx/MgsR family protein, giving the protein MAVVQIFGVKGSQATRAAERFFKERRIDIQLIDLKVKPMAAGEIRRFVQRFTLNGLLDTEGKAFVDAGLKYIQQSESQLMTRIEKEPRLLRLPLVRCGQTVCIGHDEDGWKSIAAAT; this is encoded by the coding sequence ATGGCCGTCGTCCAGATCTTCGGAGTCAAAGGCTCGCAAGCCACGCGCGCGGCGGAGCGCTTCTTCAAGGAACGCCGCATCGACATCCAGCTCATCGACCTCAAAGTGAAGCCCATGGCCGCCGGCGAAATCCGCCGCTTCGTCCAGCGCTTCACCCTCAATGGACTGCTCGACACGGAGGGCAAGGCGTTCGTCGACGCGGGCCTCAAGTACATCCAGCAGTCCGAATCGCAGCTCATGACCCGTATCGAGAAGGAACCCAGGCTGCTGCGCCTGCCTCTCGTCCGCTGCGGGCAAACCGTCTGCATCGGTCACGATGAAGACGGCTGGAAATCGATCGCCGCCGCCACTTGA
- a CDS encoding alpha/beta hydrolase, which translates to MRIFVVALLLAATAAAQDPSELNFLSSHTDYRNLRSMLPDYTTKRAFELLDKRRAASANWTAAEISGRKQYLREHMLRGIGGLPERTPLNARVTGVIDREDYRIEKIIFESRPNFFVTANLYLPKRGQGPYPAVLYPLGHEEGAKAHVAWQQMLVTLARNGYVGLAWDGPGQGERVQLYDPDFNSSKVFSSTLEHTILGIQTLLVGDALAQYYIWDGMRALDYLLSRPEVDPKRVACSGNSGGGTLTAYLSALDDRIQVAAPSCYITSWRRLLETIGPQDAEQCIPNWISDGLDHEDFLLSFAPKPYLQLSAIRDFFSITGARETNADATRAYDRLGAGDKMRFFQADDGHGFTKPRRLAAYAWFDRWLKKAEFSGVEDEVLPLREEELYCTPTGQVASSLGGETVTTLNQKRAKQFQRGQATPAQIAKLIDYHQPTGPLSIKPFGTLTRGGYRIEKLVYETEPGIVIPALLFVPDSAGKHPGVLYVDGAGKAAHVADIEALVKAGHVVLSIDARGLGETRIAAFQNGSDWFRYFGDWNSGMTAIMMGSTLTGQRAADISRGLDVLAARGEVDAGRLYGVGVEAGGVPLLHAAVLDSRLRKIALERTLISYQAVVDARIHRGLFEQVVPGALKLYDLPDLVRMLGQRSAAVIDAVNPLGQPAPLTESRKTYPSAARRAAADSIVALYKF; encoded by the coding sequence ATGCGCATCTTTGTCGTAGCACTTCTACTGGCCGCCACGGCGGCGGCACAGGACCCCTCGGAACTCAATTTCCTTTCCAGCCACACCGACTACCGGAATTTGCGGTCGATGCTGCCCGATTACACGACAAAGCGGGCCTTCGAACTCCTCGACAAACGCCGCGCCGCGTCGGCCAACTGGACTGCGGCCGAGATCTCCGGGCGTAAACAGTATCTGCGCGAGCACATGCTGCGCGGAATCGGCGGCCTGCCCGAACGCACGCCGCTGAACGCGCGCGTCACCGGCGTCATCGATCGCGAGGACTATCGCATCGAGAAGATCATCTTTGAGAGCCGCCCGAACTTCTTCGTCACCGCCAACCTCTATCTACCCAAACGCGGCCAGGGCCCCTATCCGGCCGTGCTGTACCCTCTGGGTCACGAAGAGGGCGCCAAGGCCCATGTCGCCTGGCAGCAGATGCTGGTGACCCTGGCGCGCAATGGCTATGTCGGATTGGCGTGGGACGGTCCGGGCCAGGGCGAACGCGTCCAGCTCTACGACCCCGACTTCAACTCGTCGAAAGTGTTCAGCTCCACCCTCGAGCACACCATCCTCGGCATCCAGACGCTGCTCGTCGGTGACGCCCTGGCGCAGTACTACATCTGGGACGGCATGCGCGCGCTCGACTACCTGCTCTCGCGGCCCGAAGTCGACCCCAAGCGCGTGGCGTGCAGCGGAAACTCCGGCGGCGGCACGCTCACGGCCTATCTCTCCGCATTGGACGATCGCATCCAGGTGGCCGCCCCCTCCTGCTACATCACCTCGTGGCGCCGCCTGCTGGAAACAATCGGGCCGCAGGATGCCGAACAATGCATCCCCAACTGGATCTCCGACGGCCTCGATCATGAGGACTTCCTGCTGTCCTTCGCGCCCAAGCCCTACCTGCAGCTCTCCGCGATCCGCGACTTCTTCTCCATCACTGGAGCGCGCGAGACCAACGCGGACGCCACACGCGCCTACGACCGGCTGGGCGCGGGCGACAAGATGCGCTTCTTCCAGGCCGACGACGGGCACGGGTTCACAAAGCCGCGCCGCCTGGCCGCCTACGCCTGGTTCGACCGTTGGCTGAAAAAGGCGGAGTTCTCCGGAGTGGAGGATGAGGTGCTTCCTCTCCGCGAGGAAGAACTCTACTGCACACCCACGGGGCAGGTCGCCTCTTCCCTGGGCGGCGAGACCGTCACCACGTTGAACCAGAAGCGCGCGAAGCAGTTCCAGCGTGGGCAAGCCACGCCCGCGCAAATCGCCAAGCTCATCGATTACCACCAGCCCACCGGCCCGCTCTCCATAAAGCCGTTTGGAACCCTGACACGCGGCGGCTACCGCATTGAGAAGCTTGTGTATGAGACCGAGCCCGGCATCGTGATCCCCGCCCTGCTTTTCGTGCCGGATAGCGCGGGCAAGCATCCCGGCGTTCTCTATGTCGACGGCGCGGGCAAAGCGGCGCATGTTGCCGACATCGAGGCGCTGGTCAAGGCGGGCCACGTCGTCCTTTCCATCGACGCCCGCGGCCTGGGCGAGACCCGCATCGCCGCATTCCAGAACGGCTCCGACTGGTTCCGCTATTTCGGCGACTGGAACAGCGGCATGACCGCGATCATGATGGGCTCCACGCTCACCGGGCAACGCGCCGCCGACATCTCGCGCGGCCTCGATGTGCTGGCGGCCCGCGGCGAGGTCGATGCCGGCCGCCTGTATGGCGTGGGCGTCGAGGCGGGCGGCGTACCCCTGCTGCATGCGGCCGTGCTCGACTCGCGCCTCCGCAAAATCGCGCTCGAACGGACCCTGATCTCCTATCAGGCGGTGGTCGACGCCCGCATCCACCGCGGCCTCTTCGAGCAGGTGGTGCCCGGAGCCCTGAAGCTCTACGACCTGCCGGACCTGGTCCGTATGCTGGGCCAGCGCAGCGCCGCGGTAATCGACGCGGTAAACCCGCTGGGACAACCCGCGCCGCTCACGGAGTCGCGCAAGACCTACCCCTCAGCCGCGCGCCGCGCCGCCGCCGATAGCATCGTTGCGCTCTACAAGTTCTAA
- a CDS encoding reverse transcriptase family protein — MANPALLSILARCFASGEPTADGIAARTAQALGRPWFWLLPLARRYLKAHGALTRPKRQEVIRFLLDDTGFRHRAHKLSVAKWLTEPQRMQPVQAAAEWNLPELVTEGDLASWLSVRPEELDWFADPKGLNARTSRPPLEHYHYRVLAKRRGGIRLIEAPKPRLKEMQRQILGEILDLVPAHPAAHGFCPGRSIRTFAEPHVGRPVVLRMDLQDFFPSLPAARIQAVFRTLGYPELVADLLAGVCTNRTHSSVLRTPRPAIPQVELIEARRLYHWPHLPQGAPTSPALANLCAYRADCRLTGLARNFGAIYTRYADDLAFSFGQPSDVRRFSTYAAAILLEEGFAVNHRKTRIMTRGMQQRLAGLVTNDHLNIPRSDFDTLKAILTNCVRLGPATQNRAGVPDFRAHLNGRVGFVESIHTGKGSRLRAIFDNISW; from the coding sequence ATGGCTAACCCCGCACTTCTCTCGATCCTGGCCCGCTGCTTTGCCAGTGGAGAACCCACCGCGGACGGGATCGCCGCGCGCACCGCGCAAGCGCTGGGCCGGCCATGGTTCTGGCTGCTCCCACTCGCCCGGCGCTATCTCAAGGCGCACGGCGCGCTCACTCGGCCCAAGCGGCAGGAGGTGATCCGGTTTCTCCTCGACGACACAGGGTTCAGGCACCGCGCCCACAAGCTCTCCGTCGCGAAATGGCTCACTGAGCCTCAGCGCATGCAGCCGGTGCAGGCCGCTGCTGAATGGAACCTGCCGGAACTCGTGACCGAAGGCGATCTGGCGTCCTGGCTCTCTGTTCGTCCCGAGGAGTTGGACTGGTTCGCCGACCCGAAAGGATTGAATGCCCGGACGAGCAGACCGCCGCTGGAGCACTACCACTACCGGGTTCTCGCCAAGAGGCGCGGAGGTATCCGGCTGATCGAGGCGCCCAAACCGCGGCTCAAGGAGATGCAGCGCCAGATCTTGGGCGAAATCCTGGATCTCGTGCCGGCTCACCCGGCGGCGCATGGCTTCTGCCCGGGCCGGTCCATTCGCACATTCGCCGAGCCGCACGTCGGGCGGCCGGTTGTCCTTCGAATGGATCTGCAGGATTTCTTCCCGTCCCTACCGGCTGCCCGCATCCAAGCTGTCTTCCGGACCCTCGGGTATCCCGAGTTGGTAGCCGATCTGTTGGCGGGCGTCTGCACCAATCGAACCCACTCCAGCGTGTTGCGGACCCCACGACCGGCGATCCCGCAGGTGGAGCTGATCGAAGCGCGCCGTCTCTACCACTGGCCGCATCTCCCGCAAGGTGCGCCCACCTCGCCGGCCCTGGCCAATCTGTGCGCCTACCGCGCCGATTGCCGGCTGACCGGGCTCGCGCGCAACTTCGGCGCCATCTACACCCGGTATGCCGACGATCTCGCCTTTTCGTTCGGCCAACCGTCGGACGTACGCCGGTTCTCGACCTACGCCGCCGCGATCCTCCTGGAGGAGGGCTTTGCCGTCAACCACCGGAAAACACGCATCATGACTCGAGGCATGCAGCAGCGCCTGGCCGGGTTGGTGACGAATGACCACCTCAACATCCCTCGCTCGGATTTCGACACACTGAAGGCCATCCTGACCAATTGCGTACGCCTTGGGCCCGCAACCCAAAACCGCGCGGGTGTGCCCGACTTCCGGGCCCACCTGAATGGCCGTGTCGGTTTTGTCGAATCCATCCACACAGGGAAGGGAAGCCGCCTGCGCGCGATTTTTGACAATATTTCCTGGTGA
- a CDS encoding aspartate aminotransferase family protein, whose amino-acid sequence MVKFAAPSRVDIDYSNSVNPLWVNLLNVLQMNVRYARCQGAELITEDGRRILDFLSGYCVHNAGHNHPDIVAAVKSELDRNGPGMLQSHVPEMAGTLAQELCRRAGGRLAKALFCSSGSEGVEAAIKFARAHTRRNALLSADGAFHGLTCGALSLMSDPFWSEGFGPMLADVEHVPFGDLEGLAAQLSSRRFAALVLEPIQGEGGIRIPEPSYLKSAQELCRRYGTLLVLDEVQTGLHRTGPFLASHHYAVDPDMVVLAKALSGGLVPTGALLMTDDIYGSVFNSLKRSIVHTSTFGENGLSMRAALATLGVLDREHLGEQSASLGAVLRDRLRARLSGYEMVKEVRGMGLMNGIEFAPPRRMALRLGFESFKAIHAGMFGQIVVMRLFRDHGVLTQMCGNNFMVLKAAPPLVVDEAQIDTFVEAMGAVVELMHTSASFWTEAIGLARRVVNI is encoded by the coding sequence TTGGTAAAGTTTGCAGCCCCCTCTCGTGTAGACATCGACTACAGCAACAGCGTGAACCCACTTTGGGTAAATCTTCTCAATGTCCTGCAGATGAATGTCCGGTATGCGCGCTGTCAGGGCGCGGAGCTGATTACGGAGGATGGGCGGCGCATCCTGGATTTTCTCTCCGGCTACTGTGTGCACAATGCAGGGCACAATCACCCGGACATTGTGGCCGCGGTGAAGTCGGAGCTCGATCGGAATGGTCCTGGCATGCTGCAGAGCCACGTTCCGGAGATGGCCGGGACTCTGGCGCAGGAGCTTTGCCGGCGAGCTGGCGGGCGTCTGGCCAAGGCCCTGTTCTGTAGCTCGGGCAGTGAAGGCGTGGAGGCGGCCATCAAGTTCGCTCGCGCTCATACCCGCAGGAATGCGCTGCTTTCCGCAGATGGCGCTTTTCATGGGCTGACGTGTGGGGCGCTGTCCCTGATGAGCGATCCGTTCTGGAGCGAGGGCTTTGGGCCGATGCTGGCGGACGTCGAACATGTGCCGTTCGGCGACTTGGAGGGGCTTGCGGCGCAGTTGTCGTCCCGGCGGTTCGCCGCGCTGGTGTTGGAGCCGATACAGGGCGAAGGAGGGATCCGGATTCCTGAGCCTTCTTATCTGAAGTCCGCGCAGGAGCTATGCCGCCGCTACGGCACTCTGCTTGTGCTGGACGAAGTGCAGACCGGCCTGCACCGCACCGGGCCATTTCTCGCTTCGCATCACTACGCGGTGGACCCCGACATGGTGGTGCTGGCCAAGGCGCTGAGCGGCGGCCTGGTGCCTACGGGGGCGTTGCTGATGACGGATGACATCTACGGCTCGGTCTTCAACTCGCTCAAGCGTTCCATCGTGCACACCTCGACGTTTGGCGAGAACGGCTTGTCGATGCGGGCCGCCCTGGCAACCCTGGGCGTGCTCGATCGTGAACACTTGGGCGAGCAGTCGGCGTCGCTGGGTGCAGTGCTGCGTGACCGTCTCCGTGCGCGGCTGTCCGGCTACGAGATGGTGAAGGAAGTGCGTGGCATGGGATTGATGAATGGCATTGAGTTCGCGCCGCCGCGCAGGATGGCGTTGCGGCTAGGATTCGAATCGTTCAAGGCCATCCATGCTGGAATGTTCGGTCAGATTGTCGTGATGAGATTGTTCCGCGACCACGGTGTGCTGACGCAAATGTGCGGTAACAACTTCATGGTGCTGAAGGCCGCGCCCCCGCTGGTCGTGGACGAAGCCCAGATCGACACGTTTGTCGAGGCCATGGGCGCGGTGGTGGAGCTCATGCATACCTCTGCCTCGTTCTGGACTGAAGCGATCGGGCTTGCGCGCCGCGTCGTGAATATTTGA
- a CDS encoding L,D-transpeptidase family protein → MTRRSALAFASCLLAVPLALLRAAEQADRIVIHKARRELLLLQNGKVFRTYKVALGKQPVGAKVQQGDMRTPEGLYRIDGRYARSQYHRALHISYPNESDRARARKLGVQPGGDILIHGLPNGQGAVGKAHLQSDWTWGCVAVTDEEIEEIWKLVPNGVVVEILP, encoded by the coding sequence ATGACTCGCCGAAGCGCCCTCGCCTTCGCAAGCTGCTTGCTGGCCGTCCCGCTGGCTCTGCTCCGTGCGGCTGAGCAAGCGGACCGCATCGTTATCCACAAGGCCCGACGCGAGTTGCTACTGCTCCAGAACGGCAAAGTCTTCCGGACTTACAAAGTGGCGTTAGGGAAGCAGCCGGTGGGAGCCAAGGTGCAGCAAGGGGACATGCGCACGCCGGAGGGGCTGTATCGGATCGACGGGCGGTATGCCAGGAGCCAGTACCACAGGGCGCTGCACATCTCCTACCCGAACGAGTCAGACCGGGCGCGGGCGCGGAAACTGGGCGTCCAGCCCGGCGGAGACATCCTGATACACGGGCTGCCCAACGGCCAGGGGGCAGTGGGGAAAGCCCACCTGCAAAGCGATTGGACCTGGGGCTGCGTTGCTGTGACGGATGAAGAGATTGAAGAGATCTGGAAGCTGGTCCCCAACGGGGTCGTGGTGGAGATCCTGCCGTAG